GCTTGAAGGAATTAAATTGAGTTATCTTTAAAAAAGATGCCACAGTAAAGGAGGATAATGTTTCGCTGCTGTTATTTAATAACAGTTAAAACAACTCCTTTCTAAACGAACTGTTTCGCTTTGGCATTATATCACAAACATTTTGAGATGTTTTGTGTTTGTTTACTATTGATAATTGAAAAGCTTCATATATCATAAAAGCACGTCGGCATTAACAAGTGGATCTCGCAAAATTTAACATCTGCAAATATAAAGTAATCTTTACAAAAGAGCGGACAAAAGCATTTTCCCCTGAATGGTCAGGGGGTTCATCGTTCACATCATCGCATCTAAAGAGGTGGTCTTTAAAGGAGCCCTTTGTACGTTCCTCAAAGAGTACCAGGGGCGGGGCAATGTGGAGAAGAATGTAGAGAACGAAAAGGCACTTTCCCGCTTTTGCGCCAAAGTCCTTAGGCTCTGCAACAAATATTCCCCAACACATCAACTCCTAAAATCCATTAATGAAAAAACAAAAAATATTTGTAGCTTATTTGTTATTAAATACTAAATTTATTCATAATTATAAAAGCATGTTTTATAAGTAATTTTGTTATTATAACTAATATTATGGAGGTGGCAACGTGAGAAGGAATATTTTTTTAGGGGCGCTTGTTTTACTTTGTGTTTTTAGCCTTCTTGTTGGGGGCGAGGCTTTTGCCAAAGCTGAATATGAGTGGAGTTTTACACAGCCGTGGTCAAGGCCTCTGAGTAACAAGGGATATGAGTTCTTCTGCGATAAGGTCAAGGAGTATTCAGGCGGTCGGATTGAAATCAAATTTTATTCCGATGGACTTCTTGGCAACCACGACGAGTCATATCACGCCGTTCAGGAAGGCAGCATCGCCATGGGCGTTTTTTCACCCTACGTCAATTTGGTTCCTGGCGGCATGCTGAACTGGATGCCCTGGACAGTGGAGAACTTTGATGAAGCGAGACTGGCATACTCTCCAGCCGGCGGCATTTTGTTCAAGGTTATGGAGGATGCATGGGCAGAAGTTGGTTTTAAAATTCTCTTCAATGTCGCTCAGGGTCCTTACGGCATAGCGAACAGCAAAAGGCCTATTCGCACTCCCGAAGATTTCAAGAACTTGAAACTGCGAGTGTCTTCTTCTCTTGGTTTCGTAAAATGCCTCGCGAACATGGGAGAAGGAACGGGCATGACCCTGGAAACTGTTCCATGGAGCGAGCTGTATAACGCCATGGCAAGAAAGGTCGTAGATGGCTGCTGGACCATGTGGCCCTCACTGGTTGACGAGAGACACTACGAAGTGGCTCCTTACTTTACAGACCTTAAATGGGCATGGGATGCTCAGAATATCGCTATGAACAAGAAACTCTGGGACTCTCTTCCTGACGATCTCAAGGAAGCTATAAAAAAGGCGGCTCTTGAGGCAGAAGAGTATCTTCTGCAGATTCAGGAAGCGGCACAGGAAGACTATATAGCGACATTAGAGAAGCAGGAGGGCTTTGAGATCATTCGTCTGACCGATGAAGAGCGGCAGGTCTTCAGAGACAAGGCCCGCATGTCCGGAATCTGGGAAGAGCTTTGCACGCCATGGCTTGAAAAGAAATACCCCGGACAGAATATGACCCAGGTCATTCTTGACGAACTTGATCGTATCCACGAAGAGGTTGCTGCGAAAGCAAAGAAATAGCCTTTTCTTAGCCTTGTTGTTTTTGTAGTTTAGAAGAGTTCTTTTCGCTATAAAAAGGGGAGATATAGAGCTGCTTTCTCCCCTTTTTATTCCTTTAACATGTGGAATCTGTAAATATTGTGTTGTCATCGTTTTTATAGAAAAGCTTTTTCTATAAGTTTAATGGGCACGGAGGGGTAAGGATGAAGAATTTATACTTACGGTTTGTAAGGCTTATTGAAATATTCGAAAATACAATTTGTGCAGCTGGGCTTGTTCTCACAACAGTTCTTGTCTTTGCTCAAGTTGTAAATCGTTATTGGCTGCATTTTGAAATAATGTGGTTGTCAGATTTGGCATTGTACTTTTTTACGTTTTTTATGCTGTTGGCTATCGCTCTTACCACAAGAGTGGAGGGTCACACAAGTGTTGACGTCTTTCTAGAAACCTTTTTTAAGGGAGAACACATGGCAAAGTCAAGAGCCATATATATTATGATATTGAATTTAATATCGATTGTTATTATGTTCGCATTTTTGCCAGTTGTTCTAAAGTTTACGCTGCGCGCAATTACATATCCGGAGTATGGAACTCTGGTACGGTGGTTTAACACGAGCTGGCTCGTTGAGTGTATGTTTATGATGCTTGTACTTTCTATATTTCACTCTATACATAATGTTGTAGTTAAGTTCATAGATTATCGCCGTCAATACGTAATTCCGGTTTCACAGGAGGGAAAATAAATGGCTTTGGGTCTAACTGTATCTTTAGTTTTTTTCTTCTTAGGTCTTTTTGGCGGAGTAGCCCTCGGTTGGCTGTTTATAGGAAGCTCTCTTATTGGACTTTCAGTGGCTGGAATGCCGCTGTCTTTTACAGCAGGAACTTTTTACCACTCTCTCTTTAGTGAAGTCCTAATGGCAATTGGGTTCTTTGTGTATGCGGGAAGCCTTATTTCTGAAGCGGGGCTGGCTGATCGGATCGTTCGTTTTTCCTATGCCCTTGTTGGTAGGATAC
This region of Aminobacterium colombiense DSM 12261 genomic DNA includes:
- a CDS encoding TRAP transporter substrate-binding protein, whose product is MRRNIFLGALVLLCVFSLLVGGEAFAKAEYEWSFTQPWSRPLSNKGYEFFCDKVKEYSGGRIEIKFYSDGLLGNHDESYHAVQEGSIAMGVFSPYVNLVPGGMLNWMPWTVENFDEARLAYSPAGGILFKVMEDAWAEVGFKILFNVAQGPYGIANSKRPIRTPEDFKNLKLRVSSSLGFVKCLANMGEGTGMTLETVPWSELYNAMARKVVDGCWTMWPSLVDERHYEVAPYFTDLKWAWDAQNIAMNKKLWDSLPDDLKEAIKKAALEAEEYLLQIQEAAQEDYIATLEKQEGFEIIRLTDEERQVFRDKARMSGIWEELCTPWLEKKYPGQNMTQVILDELDRIHEEVAAKAKK
- a CDS encoding TRAP transporter small permease, with translation MKNLYLRFVRLIEIFENTICAAGLVLTTVLVFAQVVNRYWLHFEIMWLSDLALYFFTFFMLLAIALTTRVEGHTSVDVFLETFFKGEHMAKSRAIYIMILNLISIVIMFAFLPVVLKFTLRAITYPEYGTLVRWFNTSWLVECMFMMLVLSIFHSIHNVVVKFIDYRRQYVIPVSQEGK